A region of the Synechococcus sp. PCC 7502 genome:
CTCGGACATTTAATAGGATGGTTATCACTTGATATAGAAAAATCTCTGTTAATTACTTGGGCAGTTCTGTTTATGATTTTTGGGCTGCGTAAGTTCTTTCAAGCTATTCCCGATGACATTGGTGATAAATCTGTTTTTGAGTATTTAGAAAAGCAGGCTAAGTCCTAATAAATTTATGGCACTTCCTCCCAAAATTCTGATCAAGTCTGCCAAGTTTATCTGGACAAGTATGTGGAAAGTAATGATGTCCAATCTTGCTGCCCGCGATCACTCAGGGGCATATATTCGTCCAGAGAGTCAGTTTAGAAATTTTATTAGCACCGATCCCAGCCATTCCTATCAGCCAGAGGCAGGAAGATATGCTCTAGTTGTAGGTTATGGTTGTCCTTGGGCGCATCGGACTTTGATCATTAGAAGTCTAAAGGGATTACAAGATGCAATATCTGTAATTATCGCTACTCCTTCCCCTGATGCTGGAATTTGGGAGTTAGAAGAGAATTCGGAAAACTGTGGAAATTTACCGCAACTCTATCAAAAGGCGCAAGCTGGATATACTGGACGCTCGACAGTTCCAGTGCTATGGGATCATCAGACCAAAACCATTGTAAATAACGAAAGTTCGGAAATTATCGTGATGTTAAATTCTGAATTCAATCACTTTGCTAAATATCCCCACCTAGATTTATTTCCAGAGGACTTAAAAGAAGCGATCGCAGATTGGAATCAGAGAATCTATCACTCGGTTAATAATGGCGTATATCGTTGCGGCTTTGCCCAAACTCAAACTGCCTATGATCTAGCCTGTACGGAACTATTTGCTACATTAGATGAACTTGAATTAGCTCTTGAACATTCCCGTTATCTGTGTGGCGATCGCCTGACCTTGGCAGATATTCGCTTATTTACAACTCTGTTTCGGTTTGATGTAGTTTATTACAGTTTATTCAAATGCGATCGGCGACGGATTCAAGACTATCCGAACTTGGGAAGTTATTTAAGAGATATCTATCAACTAAATGGAGTGGCTGATACCTGTAAATTAGAGCAAGTGCAGCAAGACTATTTCGGTAATCTGTTTCCACTTAATCCCGGTGGCATTATTCCTTCTACCCCAGATGTCACTAATTTACTGAAATCCCATAACAGAGAGCGAATTGGAGCATCTCCAGAATAAATTTTAGATATTGCGGTTTCTTAGATAAGTACAGTACGAGTATCGACCTCTTAATTAAGACTTCTAGGATTTCTAATTTCCTAAAAGATTAAATTTACAAACGATTACGAGCGGGGATTTCTTGTCCATGATTAAACTTCTGCTCTAGGTTACTCAAGATTAACCAAGTAATGATCGCTATTAAAATCATCCCAGCACCTATATATTGCCAATTAAATAGTAAAGAGGTAAGTAAAGCGATCGCTCCTAAACCTGAAACTGCAATTTTTAAGCGTTGGATATTTTTAAGTGCAGTGCGACAACTATGGCAATGAATCGTATGGCTATGGTAGCGATCGAGTAAAACTGGCTTAGGTTGGGCGGGTGATAAACTTTGTCCAGCGAAAGGATCGGCATTAAACTGGCTTAGCCATTTACGATATTCGATCACAAACAAATCCGCTTTAGTCGGTAAATAATAAGCCTGAGCAAAATTAGTTTTCTGTAATTCCAGATAACGCTCTTGGTGGTGCAGAAAAATCTGATCATCCTCCAGAATGGCATTTTGATTAATGTGGGAGAACCACTGAGGCGTGAGCTTAATAAAAAATTCAGGGATTTTAGAAGAAAACTGAAACGGAAATCTGGCAAATAAGCGACATTCTCCCTTACGCATCGGTGTTGCGTATACCACGGTCATGGTGACACCAAATTGCTTAGAAGTTAAATCATGCCACATTAAATTGGGAGCAATAAAAACCGTATCTTGTGTGCCAAGGGTACCTTTGCGGGGACCTTCTGCCCAAACTCCTGTAAATCCAGATTTATCAGACCTAGTAAGCTCTAACTCCACGGGTGCAGCATTGGCACGATTGCCAACGGATTCGTGATGGGTAAAGGGCAGGTGACTGGAATCCAAAACATTTTCTAAAAGTGTGGAGGCATCGTAGGGTAAATCTCGAAAGGTATTTAAGCATACCCAGGCTTCAGGAGACTGTTCTAGGGCATCAATAATTGGCACTTTAACTTGACTGGCATACTCTCCCAAACACACAAACAATAAACCCTGTGCCGTAGCAGTAGCGTAGGATTTGACACAAGCTCTTGAAGATTGCTCGGCGGTACCACCTTTTACTTTTTGGGGAATGCGATCGCAGCTACCATTACCTTTAAAAGCCCAACCATGATAGGGACATTCAATTAAACCATCTTCGGCAATTCTTCCTTCCGATAACCGTGCTAAACGATGGGGACATTGATCGGCAAAAGCTCGCCAAGTTTTATTATTTTGATCCCACCACAGCACTAAATCCTGATCTAGCAATGTAAAAGCGGTGGGTTTAGTTCGCTCTAAATCTGTAATATAGCTAACAGGATACCATGCTTCCTTGGGATCGAAATAGGCTGGATCAGTTCCACCTGCGGGCATATATTCGATTTTGGACTCGATTTTAGTAGTCAGTGGATCAGCATTAACTAGCATTAGTATTTTTGCAGAATTTTAATAAAACTTAATACTAGTTATTATATGCCCTTCCCAGTGAAAGATTGAGGTATGGGGTGGAGGCTATTCTTCCAGTTGCCACAGGTCTTTTCTAAAATCTTCGTCTAGGACTTTTTTGGGACGTAGAACTAGGATCATCCTGCCTAAAATTGGTAGGGATGGAGCTTCAGGAAACCATTGAAATATTAAGCTACCTTCTGATTCAACCAAAAAATAACTATCAGCCCGCCATTGTCTTTGGGAGCGATCAACGATTACTAAAATTTCTTCGGAAGTATTATCAGGGATTAAATATTCACTATCAACTATTAGGGCGATCGCATCCTCAGCCTCTAAAATTACTTGCCAACTGGGAATAGCCACCCATACACCCGTACCCGAAAATTTAACTAGCCGAAATTTCCCGATCTCATCGGTCATAGGCACAGCCATAAAATCCGCCTTGGTAATTGGCATCTTACCCGCCACAGGAATTATGCGGGGTGACTCAGTATCTTCATCGGGGCGGTATAGGGGTAAACGGGGCGCAGTTAGGGCTTTACTCACA
Encoded here:
- a CDS encoding Rieske 2Fe-2S domain-containing protein — translated: MLVNADPLTTKIESKIEYMPAGGTDPAYFDPKEAWYPVSYITDLERTKPTAFTLLDQDLVLWWDQNNKTWRAFADQCPHRLARLSEGRIAEDGLIECPYHGWAFKGNGSCDRIPQKVKGGTAEQSSRACVKSYATATAQGLLFVCLGEYASQVKVPIIDALEQSPEAWVCLNTFRDLPYDASTLLENVLDSSHLPFTHHESVGNRANAAPVELELTRSDKSGFTGVWAEGPRKGTLGTQDTVFIAPNLMWHDLTSKQFGVTMTVVYATPMRKGECRLFARFPFQFSSKIPEFFIKLTPQWFSHINQNAILEDDQIFLHHQERYLELQKTNFAQAYYLPTKADLFVIEYRKWLSQFNADPFAGQSLSPAQPKPVLLDRYHSHTIHCHSCRTALKNIQRLKIAVSGLGAIALLTSLLFNWQYIGAGMILIAIITWLILSNLEQKFNHGQEIPARNRL
- a CDS encoding glutathione S-transferase family protein, with translation MALPPKILIKSAKFIWTSMWKVMMSNLAARDHSGAYIRPESQFRNFISTDPSHSYQPEAGRYALVVGYGCPWAHRTLIIRSLKGLQDAISVIIATPSPDAGIWELEENSENCGNLPQLYQKAQAGYTGRSTVPVLWDHQTKTIVNNESSEIIVMLNSEFNHFAKYPHLDLFPEDLKEAIADWNQRIYHSVNNGVYRCGFAQTQTAYDLACTELFATLDELELALEHSRYLCGDRLTLADIRLFTTLFRFDVVYYSLFKCDRRRIQDYPNLGSYLRDIYQLNGVADTCKLEQVQQDYFGNLFPLNPGGIIPSTPDVTNLLKSHNRERIGASPE